A part of Amycolatopsis lurida genomic DNA contains:
- a CDS encoding CARDB domain-containing protein — protein MTRMRLSRLIAGLLVSGLSVAGLSLASAASGPPPDPVPAALAEVPLTRTVSASSALPGYPVANAVDGNQESYWESAGNAFPQWIQADLGTAKSLSRIMLKLPAGWESRTQTLAVRGSTDGTAFTDLAAPTGYAFAPGTNTVTIPMTASARYVRLQVTANSRWPAAQLAEFELYGPDTGDTQAPSAPANLALTEPTAGQIRLTWSPSADNVGVSGYTVYRDGTPVTTITGTTFTESRPTGTRVEYFVRAKDVAGNESGDSNHVVRSGTSAGANLAAGKPIEATSTVHAFVAANANDNNTATYWESAAGYPNALTVKLGVDADVDSVVVKLNPDAIWGARTQNFEVLGRPQGSTAFTALSPRADHRFDPAGHRNSVVIPVSGRAAEVRLQFFANSGAPGGQVAEFQVIGTPAPNPDLVVTGTTWTPSNPTETSRLAVSATVKNTGTANAAATTVNVSLGGTVAGDAPVGALAAGESATVTVDAGTRPQGTYTVAATADPAGKVAEQDETNNTYTSPMPLVIAQSPGPDLEVTGVTSNPPNPAAGAAVSFTVAVRNRGTSGAGASVTRLAVGGTTLTGTTGAIEAGATVNVAISGTWTAVDGGATLTATADANGTVTETNESNNSLSRAIVVGRGAAVPYVEYEAEAAQYQGQLLEADPLRTFGHTNFATESSGRKSVRLANQGQYVEFTSANQANSIVVRNSIPDAPGGGGQDATLSLYVNGTFAQKLTLSSKHSWLYGSTDDPEGLTNTPQANARRLFDESHALLAQSYPPGTKFKLQRDSGDNATFYIVDLIDLEQVAPASEKPANCVSITEYGAVPNDGNDDSAAIQRAVTDDQNGVIGCVWIPAGQWRQEKKILTDDPNVPNGGGQYNQIGISHVTIRGAGMWHSQLYSQIEPQNAGGINHPHEGNFGFDIDKNTQISDIAIFGSGRIRGGDGGAEGGVGLNGRFGTGTKISNVWIEHANVGVWVGRDYSNLPALWGPGDGLEFSGMRIRNTYADGINFTNGTRNSKVFNSSFRTTGDDSLAVWANQYVKDPSQDIAHDNVFANNTIQLPWRANGIAIYGGYGNKIENNVVHDTMNYPGIMLATDHDPLPFSGETLIANNALYRCGGVFWGEQQEFGAITFFAQGKDIPGVVLRDTEIHDSTYDGVQFKTGGGVVTAALSGVKIDKSNNGAGILAMSGARGSATLTKVTITNSANGDIVREPGSQFVITGGPVPAVVSSGRRTR, from the coding sequence ATGACACGTATGCGCCTGTCCCGGCTCATCGCCGGTCTCCTGGTCTCGGGGCTTTCCGTCGCCGGACTCTCCCTCGCTTCCGCCGCGAGCGGGCCACCTCCCGACCCTGTTCCGGCGGCGCTCGCCGAAGTGCCATTGACCCGCACGGTGTCGGCGAGCAGCGCGCTGCCCGGTTATCCCGTCGCGAACGCCGTCGACGGGAATCAGGAGAGCTACTGGGAATCGGCCGGCAACGCGTTCCCGCAGTGGATCCAGGCCGACCTCGGCACGGCGAAATCCCTCTCGCGGATCATGCTGAAACTGCCCGCGGGCTGGGAATCCCGCACCCAGACGCTGGCCGTGCGCGGAAGCACCGACGGCACGGCGTTCACCGACCTCGCCGCGCCGACCGGTTACGCGTTCGCTCCCGGAACCAACACCGTCACCATCCCGATGACCGCGTCGGCCCGCTACGTGCGGCTGCAGGTCACCGCGAACTCGAGGTGGCCCGCCGCGCAGCTCGCGGAATTCGAGCTGTACGGGCCGGACACCGGCGACACGCAGGCCCCGAGCGCGCCGGCGAATCTCGCGCTGACCGAGCCCACCGCCGGCCAGATCCGGTTGACGTGGTCGCCCTCGGCGGACAACGTCGGTGTCTCCGGCTACACCGTCTATCGCGACGGGACGCCGGTCACCACGATCACCGGCACCACCTTCACCGAGTCCAGGCCCACGGGGACCCGGGTCGAGTACTTCGTGCGCGCCAAGGACGTGGCGGGCAACGAATCCGGCGACAGCAACCACGTCGTGCGCTCCGGGACGAGCGCGGGCGCGAACCTGGCTGCGGGCAAACCGATCGAGGCCACGTCGACGGTGCATGCGTTCGTCGCGGCCAACGCCAACGACAACAACACCGCCACGTACTGGGAATCCGCCGCGGGCTACCCGAACGCGCTGACGGTGAAGCTCGGGGTCGACGCGGACGTCGACTCGGTCGTGGTGAAGCTCAACCCGGACGCGATCTGGGGCGCGCGGACACAGAACTTCGAGGTCCTCGGTCGTCCGCAGGGGTCCACCGCGTTCACCGCGCTGTCGCCGCGAGCGGACCACCGCTTCGACCCGGCCGGCCACCGGAATTCGGTGGTCATCCCGGTCAGCGGACGCGCCGCGGAGGTACGCCTGCAGTTCTTCGCCAACTCGGGTGCCCCCGGCGGTCAGGTCGCGGAATTCCAGGTGATCGGCACTCCCGCGCCGAACCCGGACCTCGTCGTCACCGGCACGACCTGGACGCCGTCGAACCCGACGGAGACCAGCAGGCTCGCCGTGTCGGCGACGGTGAAGAACACCGGCACCGCGAACGCGGCCGCCACCACCGTGAACGTCAGCCTCGGCGGCACCGTCGCCGGTGACGCACCGGTCGGGGCGCTCGCCGCCGGCGAGTCCGCCACGGTCACCGTCGACGCGGGAACGCGTCCGCAGGGCACGTACACCGTGGCCGCCACCGCCGACCCGGCGGGCAAGGTGGCCGAGCAGGACGAAACGAACAACACCTACACCTCACCGATGCCGCTGGTGATCGCCCAGTCGCCGGGGCCCGACCTCGAGGTCACCGGCGTCACCTCGAACCCACCCAATCCGGCGGCCGGTGCCGCGGTGTCCTTCACCGTCGCGGTGCGCAACCGCGGCACGAGCGGCGCGGGCGCTTCGGTGACCCGGCTGGCGGTCGGCGGCACCACGCTGACCGGCACCACCGGGGCGATCGAGGCGGGCGCCACCGTGAACGTCGCGATCTCGGGCACGTGGACCGCCGTCGACGGTGGGGCGACCCTCACCGCGACGGCCGACGCGAACGGTACGGTGACGGAGACCAACGAGTCCAACAACAGCCTCTCGCGGGCCATCGTCGTGGGCCGCGGCGCGGCGGTCCCGTATGTCGAATACGAGGCGGAAGCCGCGCAGTACCAAGGACAGCTGCTGGAAGCCGACCCGCTTCGCACCTTCGGCCACACGAACTTCGCGACCGAATCCTCGGGCCGCAAGTCCGTGCGGCTGGCGAATCAGGGCCAGTACGTGGAGTTCACGTCGGCGAACCAGGCGAACTCGATCGTCGTGCGCAACTCCATTCCCGACGCCCCCGGTGGTGGTGGGCAGGACGCGACACTCAGCCTGTACGTCAACGGGACTTTCGCGCAGAAGCTGACGCTGTCGTCGAAGCACAGCTGGCTCTATGGCAGCACCGACGATCCCGAAGGCCTGACCAACACCCCGCAGGCCAACGCGCGCCGGTTGTTCGACGAGTCGCACGCGCTGCTGGCGCAGTCGTATCCACCGGGCACGAAGTTCAAGCTGCAACGGGACAGCGGTGACAACGCGACGTTCTACATCGTCGACCTCATCGATCTGGAACAGGTCGCTCCCGCGTCGGAGAAGCCCGCGAACTGCGTGTCGATCACGGAGTACGGCGCCGTGCCGAACGACGGGAACGACGACTCGGCGGCGATCCAGCGCGCGGTGACCGACGACCAGAACGGCGTGATCGGCTGTGTCTGGATCCCGGCGGGGCAATGGCGGCAGGAGAAGAAGATCCTGACCGACGACCCGAACGTGCCCAACGGCGGCGGCCAGTACAACCAGATCGGTATCTCCCACGTGACGATCCGCGGTGCGGGCATGTGGCATTCGCAGCTGTACTCGCAGATCGAGCCGCAGAACGCGGGCGGCATCAACCATCCGCACGAGGGCAATTTCGGGTTCGACATCGACAAGAACACGCAGATCTCCGATATCGCCATCTTCGGTTCCGGCCGGATCCGCGGCGGCGACGGCGGCGCGGAAGGCGGTGTCGGTCTCAACGGCCGCTTCGGTACCGGCACGAAGATCTCCAACGTGTGGATCGAGCACGCCAACGTCGGTGTGTGGGTCGGCCGGGACTACAGCAACCTGCCTGCGCTCTGGGGCCCCGGTGACGGCCTCGAGTTCAGCGGCATGCGGATCCGGAACACCTACGCCGACGGCATCAACTTCACCAACGGCACCCGGAACTCGAAGGTGTTCAACTCGTCGTTCCGCACCACCGGTGACGATTCGCTCGCGGTGTGGGCGAACCAGTACGTGAAGGATCCGTCGCAGGACATCGCGCACGACAACGTGTTCGCCAACAACACGATCCAGCTCCCGTGGCGTGCCAACGGGATCGCGATCTACGGCGGCTACGGCAACAAGATCGAGAACAACGTCGTCCACGACACGATGAACTACCCGGGCATCATGCTGGCGACGGATCACGACCCGCTGCCGTTCTCCGGGGAGACGCTCATCGCGAACAACGCCCTGTACCGCTGCGGTGGTGTGTTCTGGGGCGAACAGCAGGAGTTCGGCGCGATCACGTTCTTCGCGCAGGGCAAGGACATCCCCGGGGTGGTCCTGCGGGACACGGAGATCCACGATTCGACCTACGACGGTGTCCAGTTCAAGACCGGCGGCGGCGTCGTGACCGCGGCCCTCAGCGGCGTCAAGATCGACAAGTCGAACAACGGAGCGGGCATCCTCGCGATGAGCGGCGCCCGCGGTAGTGCGACCTTGACGAAAGTGACGATCACGAACTCCGCGAACGGCGACATCGTCCGTGAGCCGGGGTCGCAGTTCGTGATCACCGGCGGGCCGGTGCCCGCGGTGGTCTCGTCGGGCCGCCGCACGCGGTAG
- a CDS encoding LysR family transcriptional regulator: protein MDVELRHLRVVCAVADAGSITRAAIGLGSTQPALTAAVQRIERAFGGTLFVRGRDGVFPTAFGECVLVRARAVLAAADTMHRDAARFLAEGEKRPVALGGIGGSMVVELADRLGDSGRGQAVSVTTEFSPLRLLDLVAGGQLDAAVVADYPGHRLPSAPGVASRPLATQPVFVAIAADHPAARRAEIDLADLAAERWVLGPSDGAGWPECFEEACAQAGFRPLVAHRSTELRPLQRLIAAGRAISPCQVTFPTSPGIAIRPLADDPLWMRYLIAWSTEGAFGAESDVLIAAAEAAYRSDTESSHPYRRWLERREQPARRAIG from the coding sequence ATGGACGTCGAGTTACGTCACCTTCGCGTGGTGTGCGCCGTCGCCGACGCCGGCAGCATCACGCGCGCGGCGATCGGGCTCGGGAGCACCCAGCCCGCGTTGACCGCCGCCGTGCAGCGGATCGAGCGCGCGTTCGGGGGAACCTTGTTCGTCCGAGGCCGGGACGGGGTCTTCCCAACGGCGTTCGGTGAATGTGTGCTCGTCCGTGCCCGCGCCGTCCTCGCCGCGGCGGACACGATGCACCGGGACGCGGCGCGTTTCCTGGCGGAAGGCGAGAAGCGTCCGGTCGCGCTGGGTGGGATCGGCGGTTCGATGGTCGTCGAGCTGGCGGACCGGCTCGGTGATTCCGGCCGGGGGCAAGCGGTTTCGGTGACCACCGAGTTCTCGCCGTTGCGGTTGCTGGATCTCGTGGCAGGCGGGCAACTCGACGCCGCCGTGGTCGCCGACTATCCCGGGCACAGGCTGCCGTCGGCCCCCGGGGTGGCGTCGCGGCCCTTGGCCACGCAACCGGTGTTCGTGGCGATCGCCGCGGACCATCCGGCCGCCCGCCGCGCCGAGATCGACCTCGCCGACCTGGCCGCGGAGCGGTGGGTGCTCGGGCCGTCCGACGGTGCCGGCTGGCCGGAGTGCTTCGAGGAAGCCTGTGCCCAGGCGGGATTCCGGCCGCTGGTCGCGCACCGGAGCACCGAGTTGCGGCCCCTGCAACGCCTGATCGCCGCCGGCCGGGCGATTTCCCCGTGCCAAGTCACCTTTCCCACCTCACCCGGGATAGCGATCCGGCCCCTCGCGGACGATCCGCTGTGGATGCGGTATCTGATCGCCTGGAGCACGGAAGGCGCGTTCGGCGCGGAAAGCGATGTCTTGATCGCCGCGGCCGAAGCGGCCTACCGGTCCGACACCGAAAGCAGTCACCCCTACCGGCGTTGGCTCGAACGTCGCGAACAACCCGCCCGGCGTGCCATCGGGTGA
- a CDS encoding LuxR C-terminal-related transcriptional regulator: MGSTTSPDGLGAQLARLGLGETAARIYRRMLESAPVTADELAWREDDAETVQLALKELADAGLAVSAGVDGAEYLPANPSEALTALTTRRQAELHDARLAVQTAYRAFRRAHSGMPNAQDLLEVVTGDAIIPRLQHLATTVRHQVRRLDSPPYFTGGRRNLLEEDQLRRGITYRCVYSGASLGDPGYLAANILPCLRAGEQARLLPELPVKLTLFDDRAATIALTIREADRNQSIVIVRPCSLFSALEGLFETSWAAALPLDRYGRTSEQPIRPAERELLLLLAAGRKDDEIAAELGVSRRTLFRYLENLMDRAGVSSRFQLGIFAAHNDWL, from the coding sequence GTGGGATCGACGACTTCTCCGGATGGGCTCGGCGCGCAGCTGGCCAGACTGGGTCTCGGCGAGACCGCCGCCCGGATCTACCGGCGGATGCTCGAAAGCGCGCCCGTCACCGCCGACGAGCTGGCCTGGCGGGAGGACGACGCGGAGACCGTCCAGCTGGCACTGAAGGAGCTGGCCGACGCCGGGCTCGCGGTGTCGGCCGGAGTGGACGGGGCCGAATACCTCCCGGCGAATCCCAGCGAAGCGCTCACCGCGCTGACCACTCGACGGCAGGCCGAACTCCACGACGCGCGGCTCGCGGTCCAGACCGCGTACCGTGCCTTCCGTCGGGCGCATTCGGGGATGCCGAACGCGCAGGACCTGCTCGAAGTGGTCACCGGCGACGCCATCATCCCGCGGCTTCAGCACCTCGCGACCACGGTGCGGCATCAGGTGCGCCGCCTCGACTCCCCGCCCTACTTCACCGGCGGCCGCAGGAATCTGCTGGAGGAGGACCAACTACGGCGCGGGATCACCTACCGTTGTGTCTACAGTGGAGCTTCGCTCGGCGATCCCGGCTATCTCGCCGCGAACATCCTGCCGTGCCTGCGCGCCGGCGAACAGGCCCGCCTCCTGCCCGAGCTCCCGGTGAAACTCACGCTGTTCGACGACCGTGCGGCGACCATCGCGCTGACCATCCGCGAGGCGGATCGCAACCAGTCCATCGTCATCGTGCGCCCGTGCAGCCTTTTCTCCGCGCTGGAGGGACTGTTCGAAACCTCCTGGGCGGCCGCGCTTCCGCTCGACCGGTATGGACGGACTTCCGAGCAGCCGATCCGGCCGGCCGAACGGGAACTGCTGCTCCTGCTCGCCGCCGGGCGCAAGGACGACGAGATCGCCGCCGAACTCGGCGTCAGCAGGCGAACCCTGTTCCGCTATCTCGAAAACCTGATGGACCGCGCGGGTGTTTCCAGCCGGTTCCAGCTGGGGATCTTCGCCGCGCACAACGACTGGCTCTGA
- a CDS encoding S1 family peptidase, whose product MRIRGLLTALLCAAGLTTVAPAAVAAPIIDGEYAQSGPWAAMIEQNGSQWCSGSIISAHWVLTAEHCVDEPGADYSVRVGDVDHRAGTYAVVTDIHTPSNGADIALLRLDRSVSTTYASLGTSVAVGDTEHVYGWGYNEDGDLQRYLKVARMTVTSVGSGLIKARRGDGLTNGGDSGGPVFVGGKQVGVHIAGNKVDTSTHTSISANRTWIRDTSGV is encoded by the coding sequence ATGCGCATCCGAGGTCTCCTCACCGCCCTGCTGTGCGCGGCCGGGCTCACGACGGTCGCTCCCGCCGCCGTCGCGGCCCCCATCATCGACGGCGAATACGCCCAGTCCGGCCCGTGGGCCGCCATGATCGAACAGAACGGCAGCCAGTGGTGCTCCGGTTCGATCATCAGCGCCCACTGGGTGCTCACGGCCGAGCACTGCGTCGACGAACCCGGCGCCGATTACTCCGTCCGGGTGGGCGACGTCGATCATCGGGCCGGAACGTACGCCGTGGTGACCGACATCCACACGCCCTCCAACGGCGCCGACATCGCGCTGCTGAGGCTCGACCGTTCGGTGAGCACGACGTACGCGTCCCTCGGTACTTCGGTCGCCGTCGGCGACACCGAACACGTTTACGGCTGGGGCTACAACGAAGACGGTGACCTGCAGCGCTACCTGAAGGTCGCCCGGATGACGGTGACCAGTGTCGGAAGTGGACTGATCAAGGCCCGCCGGGGCGACGGGCTGACCAACGGCGGCGACTCGGGCGGTCCGGTCTTCGTCGGCGGCAAGCAGGTCGGCGTGCACATCGCCGGCAACAAGGTGGACACCTCGACGCACACCAGCATCTCGGCGAACCGCACCTGGATCCGCGACACGTCGGGCGTCTAG
- a CDS encoding NmrA/HSCARG family protein, which produces MSPSPVLVTGATGRQGGATARALLAAGVPVRALVRDPARAKAAEALGAELVVGDLRDVDSVIRAAKGARAVFSVQMPGMNADGFDFAGEVAQGVNLIEGAKAAGVPQFVHTSVSGAGQHVEAEGWAEGRWASMEPTLDAKAAIQDHLREAGFPQWTLLKPGFFMENFLPDMKFLFPRGVDGGLVSVIKPSTSLSLAAVDDIGTAAAAVIAEPERFTGVELELASDFLTMAEIAEVLSCVLGTPLAAPDMTVEQAVAAGMPPMGASHEWLNVVGQPGRPEYARELGLPLTGFADWARKYLA; this is translated from the coding sequence ATGTCCCCATCGCCCGTTTTGGTCACCGGCGCCACCGGCAGGCAGGGCGGTGCGACCGCTCGTGCCCTGCTCGCGGCCGGTGTTCCCGTCCGAGCGCTGGTGCGCGACCCGGCCAGGGCGAAAGCCGCCGAAGCGCTCGGCGCCGAACTCGTCGTCGGCGACCTCCGCGACGTCGATTCCGTGATCCGGGCGGCCAAGGGCGCCCGCGCCGTCTTCTCGGTACAGATGCCGGGCATGAACGCCGACGGATTCGATTTCGCCGGCGAGGTGGCTCAAGGCGTCAATCTCATCGAGGGCGCGAAGGCGGCCGGGGTGCCGCAGTTCGTGCACACCTCCGTTTCGGGCGCCGGTCAGCACGTCGAGGCGGAGGGATGGGCCGAGGGGCGCTGGGCGTCGATGGAGCCGACGCTGGATGCCAAAGCCGCGATCCAAGACCATCTCCGCGAAGCCGGATTTCCTCAGTGGACCCTGCTGAAGCCGGGTTTCTTCATGGAGAACTTCCTGCCCGACATGAAGTTCCTCTTCCCGCGCGGGGTGGACGGCGGTCTGGTGAGCGTCATCAAGCCGTCGACGTCACTGTCGCTGGCCGCCGTCGACGACATCGGCACCGCGGCCGCCGCGGTCATCGCCGAACCGGAGCGGTTCACCGGGGTCGAACTGGAGTTGGCGAGCGACTTCCTGACCATGGCGGAGATCGCCGAGGTCCTTTCCTGCGTGCTGGGCACCCCGCTGGCGGCACCGGACATGACCGTCGAGCAGGCGGTCGCCGCCGGGATGCCGCCGATGGGCGCCTCGCACGAGTGGCTGAACGTGGTCGGCCAGCCCGGACGTCCGGAATACGCGCGGGAACTCGGCCTCCCGCTCACCGGATTCGCCGACTGGGCGCGGAAATATCTTGCGTAG
- a CDS encoding trypsin-like serine protease translates to MRLRALLAAAVLTITTAPAAFAAPDVAHGTDVPPGQFGFVAKIAMTKIPRPDGSTYSSYCTGALVAPGWVVTTGHCFHDAHRKRVAGKVPYPTLVTLGLVDETIESGVARKATEVLQAKENDVALIKLDTPVTTVTPLTVNRVLPKIGQQLTLAGWGSLTAKNPAPATRMQQGTVQVATVAPTTIGVRGAAPSITTSACTYDSGAPYFVPGGTSGTLVSLEATGPECPHAGIETTSRADVIADWIATRTG, encoded by the coding sequence TTGCGTCTGCGCGCCCTGCTGGCCGCTGCTGTCCTGACCATCACCACCGCTCCGGCCGCGTTCGCCGCGCCGGACGTCGCCCACGGCACCGATGTCCCACCAGGGCAGTTCGGGTTCGTCGCGAAGATCGCGATGACGAAGATCCCCCGCCCGGACGGCTCGACCTACAGCAGTTACTGCACGGGTGCGCTGGTCGCGCCCGGCTGGGTCGTCACCACCGGGCACTGCTTCCACGACGCGCACCGCAAGCGCGTCGCGGGCAAGGTGCCGTATCCCACCTTGGTGACGCTGGGCCTCGTCGACGAGACGATCGAGTCAGGCGTGGCCCGCAAGGCGACCGAAGTGCTGCAGGCGAAGGAAAACGACGTCGCGCTCATCAAACTGGACACCCCGGTGACCACGGTGACCCCGCTGACGGTGAACCGCGTTCTCCCGAAGATCGGCCAGCAGCTGACGCTGGCGGGGTGGGGCAGCCTGACCGCCAAGAACCCCGCTCCGGCCACCCGGATGCAGCAAGGCACGGTCCAGGTGGCGACGGTGGCCCCGACGACGATCGGTGTCCGCGGCGCGGCACCCTCGATCACGACCAGTGCCTGCACCTACGACTCCGGCGCGCCGTACTTCGTCCCGGGAGGCACCAGCGGCACCTTGGTCTCGCTGGAGGCCACCGGGCCGGAGTGCCCGCACGCCGGGATCGAGACGACCTCGCGCGCGGACGTCATCGCGGACTGGATCGCCACCCGGACGGGCTAA
- a CDS encoding SRPBCC family protein, with protein sequence MQSYDVTAESTAPPAAVWALLLDARSWPVWSRVGSLEVAASQGLSADGRDGVGAVRAFRTGKTVTKERITALDPERRFAYEGVDVPVMVDYQASVDLCETPGGGTRIRWHGTYRVGKGNAWIFRWYLRRFMRDMATGLAEHAGGPVRRP encoded by the coding sequence ATGCAGTCGTACGACGTCACCGCCGAATCGACGGCGCCACCCGCCGCGGTGTGGGCACTGTTGCTGGACGCCCGCAGCTGGCCGGTCTGGTCACGGGTGGGTTCCCTGGAAGTCGCCGCGTCGCAAGGACTTTCCGCCGACGGACGCGACGGTGTCGGCGCGGTGCGTGCCTTCCGCACCGGCAAGACGGTCACCAAGGAGCGGATCACCGCCCTCGACCCCGAACGACGCTTCGCTTACGAGGGCGTGGACGTCCCGGTGATGGTCGATTACCAGGCCTCGGTCGATCTGTGCGAAACACCCGGCGGCGGAACCCGGATCCGCTGGCACGGAACGTATCGCGTCGGCAAGGGCAACGCGTGGATCTTCCGTTGGTACCTTCGCCGCTTCATGCGGGACATGGCGACCGGGCTCGCCGAGCACGCCGGCGGCCCGGTCCGGAGGCCATGA
- a CDS encoding TetR/AcrR family transcriptional regulator, producing MSDGRRADARRNYARILAVAEEEVAAHGSGASLEQIARTANVGSATVRRHFPTRRALLEAVSANRIAALCARAVELTGKDDSRKALLTWLDEVVTYCVSARGLAAALAYDGPLEHENSCSAAIEEAGDPLVRRAAQDGVVSPDVTVADLITLIVGIVLATEHYPDPAAQADRLFRLAVAGLSP from the coding sequence ATGTCCGACGGCCGGCGTGCCGACGCACGGCGCAACTACGCGCGCATCCTCGCGGTCGCCGAGGAGGAGGTCGCGGCCCACGGCTCCGGCGCCTCCCTGGAGCAGATCGCGCGGACCGCCAACGTCGGCTCGGCGACCGTCCGGCGCCACTTCCCCACCCGGCGGGCACTGCTGGAGGCGGTCTCCGCGAACCGGATCGCGGCGTTGTGCGCCCGCGCCGTCGAACTGACCGGAAAGGACGACAGCCGGAAGGCGCTCCTGACCTGGCTCGACGAGGTCGTCACCTATTGCGTCTCCGCCCGCGGTTTGGCGGCCGCGCTCGCTTACGACGGTCCCCTGGAACACGAGAACTCTTGTTCCGCCGCCATCGAGGAAGCCGGGGATCCGCTCGTGCGACGGGCCGCACAGGACGGCGTGGTGTCTCCGGACGTCACGGTCGCCGATCTGATCACCCTGATCGTCGGCATCGTCCTGGCCACCGAGCACTACCCGGATCCCGCCGCGCAGGCGGACCGCCTGTTCCGGTTGGCCGTCGCGGGTCTGAGCCCCTAG
- a CDS encoding M64 family metallopeptidase: MRRACLMVALTATLVAGLVPATASAAPGFTTSMEAFEPGGTITRVDVTRPASDRSAAPRQIASAAAVTPIETNGPSETTFDLVFVGDGYTSTQLGTYSQHVRNSVAALFAIEPYKSHRKQFNLWQVDVVSPQSGITNDPTQGVRRNTALGSYFWCGGIERLLCVNETKANQYAAAAPDVDQVIMLANTTKYGGAGGGVATSSGGNLQASQIVAHELGHSIGGLADEYDYGTCDTREPREPNASALTAQQMKDRRAKWYAWLGKPSPDGGTVGVFEGSRYCKTGMYRPSVNSLMRTLGQPFNPPSTEAMIAGFHREAAHRH; encoded by the coding sequence ATGCGACGCGCCTGCCTGATGGTCGCGCTGACCGCCACCCTCGTCGCCGGGCTCGTTCCCGCGACGGCGTCGGCGGCGCCCGGATTCACGACGTCGATGGAGGCCTTCGAACCAGGAGGGACCATCACCCGGGTGGACGTCACCCGGCCCGCTTCGGACAGATCCGCCGCGCCGCGGCAGATCGCGAGCGCCGCCGCGGTGACCCCGATCGAAACCAACGGCCCCAGCGAGACCACCTTCGACCTGGTCTTCGTCGGTGACGGCTACACCTCGACGCAGCTGGGCACCTACTCGCAGCACGTCCGCAACAGCGTCGCGGCGCTGTTCGCCATCGAGCCGTACAAGAGCCACCGCAAGCAGTTCAACCTCTGGCAGGTCGACGTGGTGTCACCGCAGTCCGGCATCACCAACGACCCGACCCAGGGGGTGCGGCGCAACACCGCACTGGGCTCCTACTTCTGGTGCGGCGGCATCGAACGGCTGTTGTGCGTCAACGAAACCAAGGCGAACCAGTACGCCGCGGCCGCGCCGGACGTCGATCAGGTCATCATGCTGGCGAACACGACGAAGTACGGCGGCGCCGGCGGCGGGGTCGCGACCTCCTCGGGCGGCAACCTCCAGGCCAGCCAGATCGTCGCCCACGAACTCGGGCACTCCATCGGCGGGCTCGCCGACGAATACGATTACGGCACCTGCGACACCCGCGAGCCCCGGGAGCCCAACGCTTCCGCGCTCACGGCCCAGCAGATGAAGGACCGCCGGGCCAAGTGGTACGCCTGGCTCGGCAAGCCCTCCCCCGACGGCGGCACGGTCGGTGTCTTCGAGGGTTCCCGCTACTGCAAGACCGGGATGTACCGCCCCAGCGTGAACTCACTCATGCGCACCCTCGGCCAGCCCTTCAACCCGCCGAGCACCGAAGCGATGATCGCGGGCTTCCACCGCGAAGCCGCCCATCGGCACTGA